One segment of Belonocnema kinseyi isolate 2016_QV_RU_SX_M_011 chromosome 7, B_treatae_v1, whole genome shotgun sequence DNA contains the following:
- the LOC117176418 gene encoding uncharacterized protein KIAA1143 homolog, producing the protein MSKKKHSIAYIKPEEPKFLRDLKIKAGYKEGPTIETKREQLAEATDKDFEDTEEEQPVVVILKSGDLSAEEAAAFQKKKEEEEANKPADLSKPIIFQKTKASSEESVNAGSPPNKKAKKSKKEQKKAVLSFNDEEDEEDEVN; encoded by the exons ATGTCGAAAAAAAAACATAGTATTGCGTACATTAAGCCGGAGGAACCGAAATTTCTTCGAGATTTGAAGATTAAAGCTGGATACAAGGAAGGACCTACTATTGAAACAAAG agagAGCAATTAGCAGAAGCTACAGACAAGGACTTCGAAGATACTGAAGAGGAACAGCCTGTAGTTGTGATTTTAAAAAGTGGAGATTTATCTGCAGAGGAAGCGGCTGCTTTTCAGAAAAAGAAGGAGGAAG AGGAAGCAAACAAACCAGCAGATCTTTCGAAGccaatcatttttcagaaaactaaagcTTCTTCTGAAGAATCCGTTAACGCTGGATCTCCACCTAACAAAAAAGCCAAGAAGTCTAAGAAAGAACAGAAAAAAGCTGTACTTTCCTTTAACGATGAAGAGGATGAAGAGGATGAAGTGAATTAA